From Marmota flaviventris isolate mMarFla1 chromosome X, mMarFla1.hap1, whole genome shotgun sequence, the proteins below share one genomic window:
- the LOC114089778 gene encoding testis-expressed protein 13B-like — translation MAVNFNDPASGFYQREVVDFINEQILRNGVSADIYTMQTSKTWGELEKKLQAILTDSAIPESIKKSCAWSALALAVRLARKQKKEYTEKVMKLQEQVDEQKLFINVLIGMVNRLRDTQQKEREKAQFQLQQSLIILHRIEGERNLLRSELLKVLSTPFQGQEVMKEEENGNETQTLNKFAFAQDIGIDWTWEETVGESGQEAAAATAATITASDVEGEEKENLISVSENDQKVTVFSCSGILEDWSQASPLLPLSLSEPSLSSFLPSFLPAETARETVVVSPGSYAGSSWKGKRLHTRKFLPEWFKPKPGSSHSTRCGIKRREGDWDCEQCHLMNFSWRNVCFKCGKFPYTKESV, via the coding sequence ATGGCTGTGAATTTTAATGACCCAGCCAGTGGCTTCTACCAAAGGGAGGTTGTAGATtttataaatgagcaaatacttCGAAATGGAGTTAGTGCAGACATCTATACAATGCAGACAAGCAAGACCTGGGGTGAATTGGAGAAGAAGTTACAGGCCATCCTGACTGACTCAGCAATTCCGGAATCCATTAAGAAGTCTTGTGCCTGGAGTGCCCTGGCCCTGGCAGTGCGCttggccaggaagcagaagaaagagTACACAGAAAAGGTAATGAAGCTGCAGGAACAGGTAGATGAACAAAAACTGTTCATTAATGTGCTGATAGGAATGGTAAATagactcagggatactcaacaaaaggaaagggagaaagctCAGTTTCAACTACAACAAAGCCTTATAATCCTTCATAGAATAGAAGGGGAACGAAATTTACTCAGAAGTGAGCTTCTTAAGGTATTAAGCACTCCATTTCAGGGGCAGGAAGTAATGAAAGAAGAGGAGAATGGAAATGAGACACAGACATTAAACAAGTTTGCATTTGCTCAAGACATAGGAATTGATTGGACTTGGGAGGAAACTGTGGGGGAATCAGGTCAAGAGGCTGCAGCAGCCACAGCTGCTACTATTACTGCTTCTGATgtagagggagaagaaaaggaaaatttgattTCTGTTAGTGAGAATGACCAGAAGGTAACCGTTTTTTCTTGTTCTGGTATCTTGGAGGACTGGAGCCAGGCTAGTCCACTGCTACCTCTTAGTCTGTCTGAACCCTCCCTTAGCTCATTCCTGCCTAGCTTCCTTCCAGCAGAAACTGCAAGGGAAACTGTGGTAGTTTCTCCTGGGAGTTATGCTGGGTCTAGCTGGAAGGGTAAGCGACTCCATACCAGGAAGTTTCTGCCAGAATGGTTTAAGCCAAAGCCTGGCTCCTCTCACTCAACAAGATGTGGCATCAAGCGCAGAGAGGGGGATTGGGATTGTGAACAGTGTCATCTGATGAATTTCTCATGGCGAAATGTGTGTTTCAAATGTGGAAAATTCCCGTACACAAAGGAAAGCGTATAG